In Gasterosteus aculeatus chromosome 15, fGasAcu3.hap1.1, whole genome shotgun sequence, a single genomic region encodes these proteins:
- the noxred1 gene encoding NADP-dependent oxidoreductase domain-containing protein 1 gives MMDVSAGLISFSFEAELTEEEKAFIFLRARAAGLTFCGCAHAAFLCKLVHSLRRTIESLGGPSAEGDGDLRVGILGMGQMGKQLLLTLLESGIKPSHIKISSRRPECVVESTRTGVECFFDNRRLGAWAHVLFLCCLPSHLHKVCADLRSHLPTRCLVYSFPSGVPVSRLARLLGHDFTLNPQYDFIACDAADVWLSCSGLIKDLRNPLLIEASCPLTTSGGISVGLTWVSAVLYSLLNICTSSGLGSSDALALINNVLKDKCPNAVQLDARNFSSAASLRTDEPFPWISLTDAQTKETPLLRFLSSSGSTQQCLTAVYTSLLCQPNKTAAI, from the exons ATGATGGACGTGTCCGCTGGTTTAATTAGTTTCTCTTTCGAGGCCGAACTGACCGAAGAAGAGAAAGCGTTTATCTTCCTGCGGGCGCGCGCGGCTGGACTGACGTTTTGCGGGTGCGCGCACGCAGCTTTCTTGTGCAAACTGGTCCACTCGCTGAG ACGTACCATCGAAAGTCTCGGAGGCCCGTCGGCAGAAGGAGACGGTGACCTCCGCGTTGGGATACTCGGGATGGGTCAAATGGGGAAACAGctgctcctcaccctcctcgAGTCTGGCATCAAACCGTCGCACATTAAGATCTCAAGCAGGAGACCAGAATGTGTAG TGGAATCCACCAGGACGGGAGTTGAATGTTTCTTTGACAACCGCAGACTGGGCGCGTGGGCGCACGTGCTGTTCCTCTGCTGTCTGCCCTCTCACCTGCACAAAGTCTGCGCCGACCTGCGCTCTCACCTGCCCACGCGCTGCCTCGTGTACAGCTTCCCCAGCGGCGTGCCCGTCTCCAg ATTGGCTCGGCTTCTTGGACACGATTTCACCCTCAACCCGCAGTATGACTTTATCGCGTGTGACGCCGCAGATGTGTGGCTGTCCTGCAGCGGACTGATCAAGGACCTGAGAAATCCTTTATTGATAGAGGCATCGTGTCCTCTTACAACCAGCG GTGGCATTTCCGTGGGTCTGACCTGGGTGAGTGCAGTGTTGTACAGCCTGTTAAACATCTGCACCTCTAGTGGTCTGGGATCCAGTGATGCTCTCGCTCTTATCAACAACGTCCTCAAAGACAAGTGTCCAAACGCCGTGCAATTGGACGCGCGCAATTTCTCCAGCGCAGCCTCCCTTCGCACGGATGA ACCTTTTCCGTGGATTTCTCTCACCGATGCTCAGACCAAAGAGACGCCGCTGCTGCGCTTTCTATCGAGCAGCGGATCCACGCAGCAGTGCCTCACCGCTGTGTACACATCCCTGCTTTGCCAGCCAAATAAGACAGCTGCTATCTAA
- the tmed8 gene encoding protein TMED8 has product MERLEATSELQSRLSSLSFSSFPGITSKQSDKQPLDRLQNTDLSQSCTPTKEQADMDETKEDPEQHPEGNVAASEELAQGDGGEENSGAASSPLSAEMKAQTPPLAPPTTWTSASLKELKAKLRTEDDCMVTVYRGDIMTVHVPTVPEAKKVCWEFATDSYDIGFGIYFDWTPVTSRAITVHISESSDDEDEEEELEGPVGNGDVEKGSKTQTNSNLAEILPVYRQDSHMSVQGGSHDFPGEGTYLLKFDNSYSLWRNKTLYYRVYYSA; this is encoded by the exons ATGGAGAGATTAGAAGCCACATCAGAGCTCCAGTCGCGgttgtcctctctctccttctcgtcGTTTCCCGGAATCACATCTAAGCAGAGCGACAAACAGCCTCTGGACAG GCTCCAGAACACAgacctttcacagagctgcaCCCCGACCAAAGAGCAAGCTGACATGGATGAAACCAAGGAGGATCCAGAGCAACATCCGGAG gGCAATGTAGCGGCCTCAGAAGAGCTGGCCCAGGGGGACGGAGGCGAGGAGAACAGCGGTGCTGCCAGCAGTCCGCTGTCTGCTGAGATGAAAG CCCAGACGCCGCCCCTGGCGCCTCCGACCACCTGGACGTCTGCCTCGCTGAAGGAGCTGAAAGCGAAGCTGCGAACGGAGGACGACTGCATGGTGACGGTGTACCGAGGCGACATCATGACCGTCCACGTGCCCACCGTGCCCGAGGCCAAAAAAGTGTGCTGGGAGTTCGCCACAGATAGTTATGACATTGGCTTCGGGATATATTTCGACTGGACTCCCGTCACGAGCCGGGCCATCACTGTGCACATCAGCGAGTCgagtgatgatgaagacgaagaggaggagctggaag GGCCGGTCGGCAACGGAGACGTCGAGAAGGGCTCCAAAACTCAGACCAACTCGAACTTGGCAGAGATCTTGCCCGTCTACCGCCAGGACAGTCACATGTCCGTTCAGGGGGGGAGCCACGATTTTCCAGGTGAAGGCACATACCTGCTGAAGTTTGATAACTCCTACTCCCTGTGGCGGAATAAAACTCTCTACTACAGAGTTTATTACAGTGCCTGA
- the LOC120833409 gene encoding uncharacterized protein LOC120833409, translating into MNINLQFESTNQNRVSELHVEPKTCRLLLVRFTPCERPETTMGRLHFYVLWSLRDAPRQFISKSNRSVFQVHIPLPLPKHLVIFGLGEWECSENPISVDVLVSAELLAQRIGTLSAQARCLTWEGEWSPDVVAVAAEKGRRGVYGKIILTVCGETCDHQPNEVSVFSSTPLVQRKGVFGEQRDATDLSSVLHQSGGNETKTPNSSHFGDSVCDADIQVDKIDTSDPTMGKKTPVWPTDKTPRRTVISKRGRLTWSSEDVDEASNSKKMRVSRINSQEEMTVQIKRENRDVSACPSRRWSHTMCLSDPDTAILIGGETADQNYCEDSLWKLELDNDFWFPMNSSVSGPVPRCARGHSATYDPGSKSLFVYGGLREGQRYSELYVLNTLTWKWKLITAKGNVPNVAYHSAAFYKKELFVFGGVQPSHASVDKSCSNALYIFSPEFELWYQPIVEGDKPLPRFGHSATLVSQKLIIFGGRKTATYLNDLHVLDLGFMEYTAVKSGNMPPLPRGFHAALPVSDNRILVSGGCSAIGALQDVHVFNTDTSMWSAVVSPALCSKPRAGHSMITWGRTVLSDAERQEGGENVSVPLLVFGGSDCSGTFYNDTVKCTVEIPPDK; encoded by the exons ATGAACATTAATCTGCAG TTTgaatcaaccaatcagaataGAGTATCCGAGCTCCATGTTGAACCAAAGACATGTCGGCTGCTGCTCGTGCGTTTCACTCCTTGCGAGCGACCTGAAACGACAATGGGGAGGTTGCATTTTTATGTCCTTTGGTCCCTGCGTGACGCCCCCCGCCAGTTCATCAG CAAGTCCAACCGGAGCGTCTTCCAAGTCCACATCCCGCTGCCTCTCCCCAAACACCTGGTCATCTTCGGCCTCGGAGAATGGGAATGCAGCGAGAACCCAATCTCCGTGGACGTCCTGGTCAGTGCAGAGCTACTGGCCCAGAGAATCGGGACTCTCTCGGCTCAAGCGAG GTGCTTGACCTGGGAGGGCGAGTGGAGCCCTGACGTGGTCGCAGTGGCGGCGGAGAAAGGCAGGAGAGGAGTTTATGGCAAGATTATTCTCACAGTGTGCGGGGAG ACTTGTGACCATCAACCGAATGAAGTCAGCGTCTTCAGCAGCACACCTCTGGTTCAGAGGAAGGGCGTGTTCGGAGAGCAGCGGGATGCCACCGATCTCTCTTCCGTGTTGCATCAAAGCGGCGGAAATGAAACG AAAACCCCCAACTCGTCCCACTTTGGTGATAGTGTTTGCGACGCGGACATCCAAGTGGATAAAATTGACACCAGCGATCCCACCATGGGGAAGAAAACCCCAGTCTGGCCTACG GATAAGACGCCCAGACGGACTGTTATCAGCAAGAGAGGCCGCCTGACGTGGAGCTCCGAGGACGTGGACGAGGCCTCAAACTCCAAGAAGATGAGGGTGTCCAGAATCAACAGCCAAGAAGAAATGACCGTGCAGATAAAGAGAGAAAACCGAGACG TTTCAGCGTGCCCGTCGAGGCGCTGGAGCCATACGATGTGTCTGAGTGACCCCGACACCGCCATCCTCATCGGAGGGGAGACGGCGGATCAGAACTACTGCGAGGACTCTCTGTGGAAGCTCGAGTTGG acAACGACTTCTGGTTCCCAATGAACTCTTCTGTCTCTGGACCCGTGCCTCGGTGTGCCCGGGGACACTCTGCGACCTACGACCCCGGCTCGAAGTCGCTCTTTGTGTACGGCGGCCTGAGGGAGGGCCAGCGCTACAGCGAGCTGTACGTCCTAAATACCCTGACCTGGAAGTGGAAGCTTATTACT GCAAAAGGAAATGTTCCAAATGTGGCGTATCACTCCGCTGCCTTTTATAAGAAAGAGCTTTTTGTCTTTGGTGGAGTTCAGCCAAGTCACGCTTCGGTGGATAAATCCTGCAGTAATGCTCTGTACATCTTCAGCCCAGAGTTTGAACTCTGGTACCAGCCGATTGTGGAAGGGGACAAACCGCTGCCTCGGTTTGG CCACTCGGCCACGCTGGTGTCACAGAAGTTGATCATATTTGGTGGACGGAAGACGGCAACCTACCTTAATGACCTGCATGTTCTGGATTTGG gATTCATGGAATACACAGCTGTGAAGAGTGGGAACATGCCACCGCTGCCTCGAGG GTTTCACGCTGCTCTCCCGGTTTCAGACAACAGGATTTTAGTCAGTGGCGGTTGCAGCGCCATCGGAGCCCTGCAGGATGTACACGTTTTCAACACTG ACACGAGCATGTGGAGCGCAGTGGTTTCTCCTGCGCTTTGCTCAAAGCCTCGTGCAGGACACAGCATGATCACCTGGGGCCGCACCGTCCTGTCCGACGCAGAGAGGCAGGAAGGGGGTGAAAATGTCAGCGTCCCGTTGCTAGTGTTTGGAGGCTCCGACTGCTCCGGTACCTTCTACAACGACACGGTCAAGTGCACAGTGGAGATTCCTCCTGACAAGTGA
- the gstz1 gene encoding maleylacetoacetate isomerase isoform X1, whose amino-acid sequence MHVSLLLLAKPVLHGYFRSSCSWRVRIAFALKGIEYDQVPVNLIQDGGQQLSEQYKKLNPMQQVPSVEIDGITVSQSLAVIQYVDETRPGPRLLPADPKGRAQVRMISDLIASGIQPLQNLHVLQKIGAEKAQWAQHFIERGFQALEPILKQTAGKYCVGDEISMADICLVPQVYNAERFKVDVGQYPTIKRLNRTLLEMEAFKVTHPSCQPDTPADLRS is encoded by the exons ATGCACGTCTCCTTACTTCTCCTCGCAAAG CCAGTTCTTCATGGATACTTCAGAAGTTCCTGCTCCTGGAGGGTTCGCATCG CCTTTGCTCTCAAAGGCATCGAATATGACCAAGTTCCAGTCAATCTAATCCAAGACGGAGGTCAGCAG CTTTCCGAACAGTACAAGAAATTAAACCCCATGCAACAAGTTCCTTCGGTTGAAATTGATGGCATCACCGTTTCTCAGTCA CTGGCTGTAATCCAGTACGTCGATGAGACCAGGCCGGGGCCTCGCCTCCTCCCCGCGGACCCAAAGGGTCGCGCCCAGGTTCGGATGATAAGTGACCTCATTGCCTCTGGGATACAGCCTCTGCAG AATTTACACGTGCTCCAGAAAATTGGAGCGGAAAAGGCGCAGTGGGCTCAGCACTTCATTGAGCGCGGCTTCCAAG CTCTCGAGCCCATTCTGAAGCAAACAGCGGGGAAATACTGCGTAGGTGATGAG ATATCCATGGCAGACATCTGTCTGGTCCCACAAGTCTACAATGCAGAAAG GTTCAAAGTGGATGTTGGGCAGTATCCAACCATCAAAAGGTTAAACAGAACCTTACTTGAGATGGAAGCGTTCAAAGTGACCCACCCATCTTGCCAGCCAGACACGCCTGCTGATCTGCGTTCATAG
- the gstz1 gene encoding maleylacetoacetate isomerase isoform X2 — translation MASQTKPVLHGYFRSSCSWRVRIAFALKGIEYDQVPVNLIQDGGQQLSEQYKKLNPMQQVPSVEIDGITVSQSLAVIQYVDETRPGPRLLPADPKGRAQVRMISDLIASGIQPLQNLHVLQKIGAEKAQWAQHFIERGFQALEPILKQTAGKYCVGDEISMADICLVPQVYNAERFKVDVGQYPTIKRLNRTLLEMEAFKVTHPSCQPDTPADLRS, via the exons ATGGCGTCTCAAACTAAG CCAGTTCTTCATGGATACTTCAGAAGTTCCTGCTCCTGGAGGGTTCGCATCG CCTTTGCTCTCAAAGGCATCGAATATGACCAAGTTCCAGTCAATCTAATCCAAGACGGAGGTCAGCAG CTTTCCGAACAGTACAAGAAATTAAACCCCATGCAACAAGTTCCTTCGGTTGAAATTGATGGCATCACCGTTTCTCAGTCA CTGGCTGTAATCCAGTACGTCGATGAGACCAGGCCGGGGCCTCGCCTCCTCCCCGCGGACCCAAAGGGTCGCGCCCAGGTTCGGATGATAAGTGACCTCATTGCCTCTGGGATACAGCCTCTGCAG AATTTACACGTGCTCCAGAAAATTGGAGCGGAAAAGGCGCAGTGGGCTCAGCACTTCATTGAGCGCGGCTTCCAAG CTCTCGAGCCCATTCTGAAGCAAACAGCGGGGAAATACTGCGTAGGTGATGAG ATATCCATGGCAGACATCTGTCTGGTCCCACAAGTCTACAATGCAGAAAG GTTCAAAGTGGATGTTGGGCAGTATCCAACCATCAAAAGGTTAAACAGAACCTTACTTGAGATGGAAGCGTTCAAAGTGACCCACCCATCTTGCCAGCCAGACACGCCTGCTGATCTGCGTTCATAG